One genomic window of Catenulispora sp. MAP5-51 includes the following:
- a CDS encoding AAA family ATPase — protein MSLTHSNLLTFLQGQLAASGTESGRTIVVSGDPGSGKTTVLRAFVDHAENAGTLTLSSSGTPDEQSLRAGILEQLVSNTMVPEKTRRRITRLVSSIDGDDIHSIHQAGAALLDLCRAQPVVIAVDDVHFADHWSIRLLCHLHRRVRSARLLVVLTRWSRMETGPSPQADLTALACRQVELAPPPPAVVAVADRESPIDALHEALRRWGPPMAEVSRAMAVLGEQADAESIARFVSGPMGVAEEMIGILEQTGLATDGRYRQPPLGGAVLAVLPADELVRLHQQAAAVTYRRGRGARIVAGHLLAAGLAEPGWPVATLRAAAEQAASSDDVGFATRCLELALATVTEARDQIQIRAAVARITWRRAPEIASRNVPPLRDAVRSGLLVDASALVRDALWRGDREPLPDALHRLRSADPQTRAEIRLAGLWHFGPNDLAPAPADPTDSPWLRVTETLADGWLNGADDTAVAGAELVLRNCRLADLSLEALAIALCVLPNGEQAERWCTRLLDEATERGADTWRALLGSVRAWLRLRTGDEAAAAEQAAAALRMIGVEGWGAAVGFPLAVQVLAHTRAGRHDEAAEALRVPVPAAMFGTLNGLRYLHARGHHHLATGRVLAAVGDFQRCRRLAKESGLRQSALVPWRRDLANAMKRLSTQLGDADPSRVNKDPGKDSRTTQTTKSPASRLTLPAAATFDHAASPLTYRVRENTAERLDALAVELSEAERKVAEMAAVGMSNRQISGDLYVTVSTVEQHLTRVYKKLGVTGRRALAARLGVAAG, from the coding sequence ATGTCCTTGACTCACAGCAACCTCCTGACATTCCTCCAGGGCCAGCTCGCCGCGAGCGGCACCGAATCCGGCCGGACGATCGTGGTCAGCGGCGACCCCGGCAGCGGGAAGACCACCGTGCTGCGGGCGTTCGTCGACCACGCGGAGAACGCCGGAACCCTCACACTCAGCAGTTCCGGAACCCCAGATGAACAATCGCTGCGGGCCGGAATCCTGGAACAGCTGGTCAGCAATACAATGGTGCCGGAAAAGACACGACGGAGAATCACGCGTCTCGTTTCGTCGATCGACGGCGACGATATCCATTCCATCCACCAGGCAGGCGCGGCACTTCTCGATCTGTGTCGTGCGCAACCCGTGGTGATCGCCGTGGACGACGTGCATTTCGCCGATCACTGGTCGATCCGGCTGCTGTGCCACCTGCACCGTCGCGTCCGGTCCGCCCGGCTGCTCGTTGTGCTGACCCGATGGAGTCGCATGGAAACCGGGCCGTCGCCGCAGGCCGACCTGACCGCCCTGGCGTGCCGACAGGTGGAGCTCGCCCCGCCGCCCCCCGCCGTGGTGGCTGTGGCCGACCGGGAGTCGCCGATCGACGCGCTGCACGAGGCGCTGCGCCGGTGGGGCCCGCCGATGGCGGAGGTGAGCCGCGCGATGGCGGTCCTCGGCGAGCAGGCCGACGCCGAGTCGATCGCCCGGTTCGTCAGCGGTCCGATGGGTGTCGCCGAGGAGATGATCGGCATTCTGGAACAGACCGGTCTGGCGACGGACGGCCGTTACCGGCAGCCGCCCCTCGGCGGCGCGGTACTCGCCGTTCTCCCCGCCGACGAACTGGTTCGGCTGCATCAGCAGGCCGCAGCGGTGACCTACCGGCGGGGACGCGGCGCGCGGATCGTCGCCGGGCACCTTCTGGCCGCGGGACTGGCCGAGCCGGGCTGGCCGGTCGCGACGCTGCGGGCGGCGGCCGAGCAGGCCGCCTCGTCCGACGACGTCGGCTTCGCCACCCGGTGTCTCGAACTGGCGCTGGCCACGGTCACCGAGGCGCGGGACCAGATCCAGATCCGCGCGGCCGTGGCCCGCATCACCTGGCGCCGCGCCCCGGAGATCGCCTCGCGCAACGTGCCACCGCTGCGCGACGCCGTCCGGTCGGGCCTGCTGGTGGACGCCTCGGCACTGGTCCGCGACGCCCTGTGGCGTGGTGACCGGGAGCCCCTGCCCGACGCTCTGCACCGGTTGCGGTCCGCCGATCCCCAGACCCGGGCCGAGATCCGGCTCGCCGGTCTGTGGCACTTCGGCCCGAACGACCTCGCGCCCGCCCCCGCGGACCCGACCGACTCGCCCTGGCTGCGCGTGACCGAGACCCTGGCGGACGGCTGGCTGAACGGGGCCGACGACACCGCCGTGGCCGGTGCCGAGCTGGTGCTGCGCAACTGCCGGCTCGCCGACCTGTCGTTGGAGGCGCTGGCGATCGCCCTGTGCGTACTGCCGAACGGCGAACAGGCCGAACGATGGTGCACGCGGCTGCTCGACGAAGCAACCGAGCGCGGGGCGGACACCTGGCGAGCGCTGCTGGGCTCGGTCCGGGCCTGGCTCCGGCTGCGGACCGGTGATGAGGCCGCGGCGGCGGAGCAGGCCGCTGCCGCACTGCGGATGATAGGCGTCGAGGGTTGGGGCGCCGCAGTCGGCTTTCCGTTGGCCGTCCAGGTCCTGGCACACACCAGGGCCGGCAGGCACGACGAGGCGGCCGAAGCACTGCGCGTGCCCGTCCCAGCCGCGATGTTCGGCACACTCAACGGATTGCGCTACCTCCACGCCCGAGGACACCACCACCTGGCCACCGGTCGCGTCCTGGCCGCCGTCGGCGACTTCCAGCGCTGCCGCCGGCTGGCCAAGGAGTCAGGGCTGCGGCAGTCCGCGCTCGTGCCCTGGCGGCGGGACCTCGCCAACGCGATGAAGCGTCTGTCCACCCAGCTCGGCGACGCCGACCCGAGCCGAGTCAACAAAGACCCCGGTAAAGACAGCCGGACCACGCAGACGACGAAATCCCCGGCCAGCCGACTGACATTGCCGGCCGCCGCCACGTTCGACCACGCCGCGTCCCCGCTGACTTATCGGGTGCGCGAGAACACCGCTGAGCGCTTGGACGCCCTCGCGGTCGAACTGAGCGAGGCCGAGCGCAAAGTGGCCGAAATGGCCGCGGTCGGCATGTCCAACCGGCAGATCAGCGGAGACCTCTATGTCACGGTCAGCACGGTGGAACAGCATCTGACCCGGGTCTACAAGAAGCTCGGCGTCACCGGACGCAGGGCCCTGGCGGCGCGGCTCGGCGTGGCCGCCGGGTAG